Below is a window of Quercus robur chromosome 6, dhQueRobu3.1, whole genome shotgun sequence DNA.
TCTCCTCCATCCACAGAGGTTTTGTTGCCCCTGCGGATATTCAGGCATTCACTAATGAGCTAAAGAGTAAATTGTCTGCCCGATGTCAGGGTAAAACAGTTAGGTTCTTTTCTCAAGCTGTGAACGAAATCTGTGTGGCATTTGATGAGCTACAAAATAAGAAATCAAGTGGTGTCAGAGATGGTGCCGATAAATCTGATGTTGGGCGTGAGGCTCTATCTGTTAATGAGGTAGAGGTTGACTTAAAGGTTGAGACAGGTAAGGCGACATACAGTGGAGAAGCTTTGAATGAGTCTTTAAGTGATTCTGGCTCTAAGTTGGGGCGCTGCTCAAAGAGACGAGGTGGAACTGACATTCAAGATGTAAAGCCTTCTATATCCTGTAGTGCAAATGATAGTTTGTCTCCAGGTATTTCCCCTGAGAAAAACAATAGTAAAAGCAGTGGTGGAAACCGTAAGGAACATGTATTAATGACATCCAGTCCAGATAATTCTTCCTTTCCAAAGGAAGAAGCAAGTGATGATGAATTTGTAGAAGATGCTGCTTGCACTAAGCAACATGGTGAGGAAGAAAAAGTATTAACTGGTAAAAAGTTGAAGAAGATGGGTACTGTGTCAAAGAAAAGACGTGAAG
It encodes the following:
- the LOC126689438 gene encoding ENHANCER OF AG-4 protein 2-like, which produces MAPARRRGANNKAKAKKKRQLSVGDLVLAKISKPEEFKHQPDPKKYFVEFFATKDTGFVAPADIQAFTNELKSKLSARCQGKTVRFFSQAVNEICVAFDELQNKKSSGVRDGADKSDVGREALSVNEVEVDLKVETGKATYSGEALNESLSDSGSKLGRCSKRRGGTDIQDVKPSISCSANDSLSPGISPEKNNSKSSGGNRKEHVLMTSSPDNSSFPKEEASDDEFVEDAACTKQHGEEEKVLTGKKLKKMGTVSKKRREGAVEVHKTGTSAVISLKDGSDGCSVDRPESVERLKDGIKGKIVSSSVRIFSEPSESRF